One Fusobacterium nucleatum genomic window carries:
- a CDS encoding immunity 49 family protein: MLVSKKKFNEKLEHLIKRVDLYKEVENDYLKRIEEKNGDCQYCMRSLARIYITVASKELVVDKDIESFRKNIYIYSKLNLMGTDTRAYLAWKKMNLFCILMSNNKDFLDFILRNLDIIGHEKEKYKKSEADFYLMRTILLAIKGNWEEVIKRADFYSANPSKETGFKYFPLEFGFLKALAEKNIEKMKENINAMLEAKVARQMMYDESIFFYLHVYVLLYLKISSYYGFDLEIESDIVPKELIDNTPAKEYPEPYEFMKKFGLKTITPEEWKAWIYEYYPKPEELKEFEEKGRFI, from the coding sequence ATGTTAGTAAGCAAAAAAAAATTTAATGAGAAATTGGAGCATTTAATAAAAAGAGTAGATCTTTATAAAGAGGTTGAAAATGATTATCTAAAAAGGATAGAAGAAAAAAATGGAGACTGTCAATATTGTATGAGGTCATTGGCAAGAATTTATATAACTGTAGCTTCTAAAGAATTAGTAGTAGATAAAGATATAGAGAGCTTTAGAAAGAATATATATATATATTCAAAATTAAATCTTATGGGAACTGATACTAGAGCTTATCTTGCTTGGAAGAAAATGAACCTTTTTTGTATTCTGATGTCAAATAATAAAGATTTTTTAGATTTTATATTAAGAAATCTTGATATAATAGGACATGAAAAAGAAAAATATAAGAAATCTGAAGCTGATTTTTATTTAATGAGAACAATATTACTTGCTATAAAAGGAAATTGGGAAGAGGTAATAAAAAGAGCAGATTTTTATTCAGCTAATCCTTCAAAAGAAACAGGTTTTAAATATTTTCCTCTTGAGTTTGGATTTTTGAAAGCATTAGCAGAAAAGAATATTGAAAAGATGAAAGAAAATATAAATGCGATGTTAGAGGCAAAAGTGGCAAGACAAATGATGTATGATGAGAGTATATTTTTTTATCTTCATGTTTATGTATTATTATATTTAAAAATATCTTCATATTATGGATTTGATTTAGAAATAGAAAGTGATATAGTTCCAAAAGAATTAATTGACAATACTCCAGCTAAAGAGTATCCAGAGCCTTATGAATTTATGAAAAAATTTGGTTTAAAAACTATTACACCAGAAGAATGGAAAGCTTGGATATATGAATATTATCCAAAGCCTGAAGAATTAAAAGAATTTGAAGAAAAAGGAAGGTTTATATAA